A genomic segment from Pseudoxanthomonas sp. CF385 encodes:
- a CDS encoding lectin: MKSMLPIVMVAALLSACQREEAPAPADAEPLTTAASTPVAETPAPVPAVDDTAAPAGPVSQASFLGYGDMKLGSTVEEARAAWGGELNGAPMEGTSCHYLWPKWISRPAEFAFMMEEGKFVRYDVGIDKETAPGGGKVGMSVEELQKLYGGALKATPHKYVQGGQYLAIDAGDVAPTKLIFEADAAGKVTSWRVGLSPQVEYVEGCS, translated from the coding sequence ATGAAGTCGATGCTGCCGATCGTGATGGTCGCTGCCCTGTTGTCCGCCTGCCAGCGCGAGGAGGCGCCGGCCCCGGCCGATGCGGAGCCGTTGACCACGGCAGCGAGCACGCCGGTGGCCGAGACGCCCGCACCGGTGCCGGCCGTCGACGACACGGCGGCGCCCGCCGGCCCGGTCAGCCAGGCGAGCTTCCTCGGCTACGGCGACATGAAGCTGGGCAGCACCGTGGAAGAAGCCCGCGCGGCCTGGGGCGGCGAATTGAACGGCGCACCGATGGAAGGCACCAGCTGCCACTACCTCTGGCCGAAGTGGATCAGCCGTCCGGCCGAGTTCGCCTTCATGATGGAAGAAGGCAAGTTCGTCCGCTACGACGTGGGCATCGACAAGGAAACCGCACCGGGCGGCGGCAAGGTCGGCATGAGCGTGGAGGAGCTGCAGAAGCTCTACGGCGGGGCGCTGAAGGCCACGCCGCACAAGTACGTGCAGGGCGGCCAGTACCTGGCCATCGACGCCGGCGACGTGGCGCCGACCAAGCTGATCTTCGAAGCCGATGCGGCCGGCAAGGTCACCTCCTGGCGCGTGGGCCTGTCGCCGCAGGTGGAATACGTCGAAGGCTGTTCCTGA
- the hmgA gene encoding homogentisate 1,2-dioxygenase has translation MSASAYLTGFGNHFASEAVAGTLPEGRNSPQRVAHGLYAEQLSGTAFTAPRAENRRSWLYRIRPAAMHGTFAPYAQHRLHSDFSAGPVSPDQMRWSPLPMPGTPTDFVDGLYTMAGNGTPEAQHGVGIHLYAANRSMQGRYLYDADGELLIVPQQGRLRLATEFGVIDLEPQQIAVIPRGVRFLVELPDGEARGYVCENFGAPLRLPDLGPIGSNGLANPRDFETPVAAYEDVEGGFELIAKFQGHLWRADIGHSPLDVVGWHGNYAPYRYDLRRFNTIGSISFDHPDPSIFLVLTSPSDTPGVGNMDFVIFPPRWLVAQDTFRPPWFHRNIASEFMGLIHGVYDAKAEGFAPGGASLHNCMTGHGPDAATFEKASQADLSKPDVIAGTMAFMFETRAVIRPTRQAVEALHRQRDYQACWAGLRKHFAPPQG, from the coding sequence ATGAGCGCATCCGCCTACCTGACCGGCTTCGGCAACCACTTCGCCAGCGAGGCGGTCGCCGGCACGCTGCCGGAAGGCCGCAACTCGCCGCAGCGGGTCGCCCACGGGTTGTACGCGGAGCAGCTCAGCGGCACGGCGTTCACCGCGCCGCGGGCGGAGAACCGCCGCAGCTGGCTGTACCGCATCCGCCCGGCGGCGATGCATGGCACCTTCGCGCCTTACGCGCAGCATCGCCTGCACAGCGACTTCAGCGCCGGTCCGGTGTCGCCGGACCAGATGCGCTGGTCGCCGCTGCCGATGCCGGGGACGCCGACCGATTTCGTCGATGGCCTGTACACGATGGCCGGCAACGGCACGCCCGAGGCGCAGCACGGCGTGGGCATCCACCTGTATGCGGCGAACCGCTCGATGCAGGGCCGCTACCTCTACGACGCCGACGGCGAGCTGCTGATCGTCCCGCAGCAGGGACGCCTGCGCCTGGCCACCGAGTTCGGCGTGATCGACCTCGAACCGCAGCAGATCGCGGTGATTCCGCGCGGCGTGCGCTTCCTGGTCGAACTGCCCGACGGCGAAGCGCGCGGTTATGTCTGCGAGAATTTCGGTGCGCCGCTTCGCCTGCCGGACCTCGGGCCGATCGGCTCGAACGGGCTGGCCAATCCGCGCGATTTCGAAACACCGGTCGCCGCTTACGAAGACGTGGAAGGTGGGTTCGAACTGATCGCCAAGTTCCAGGGCCACCTGTGGCGAGCGGACATTGGCCACTCGCCGCTGGACGTGGTGGGCTGGCACGGCAACTACGCGCCGTATCGCTACGACCTGCGCCGCTTCAACACGATCGGCTCGATCAGCTTCGACCATCCGGACCCGTCGATCTTCCTGGTGCTCACTTCGCCCAGCGATACGCCGGGCGTGGGCAACATGGACTTCGTGATCTTCCCGCCGCGTTGGCTGGTGGCGCAGGACACGTTCCGTCCGCCGTGGTTCCACCGCAACATCGCCAGCGAGTTCATGGGCCTGATCCACGGCGTGTACGACGCCAAGGCGGAAGGCTTCGCGCCGGGTGGCGCCTCGCTGCACAACTGCATGACCGGGCATGGGCCTGACGCGGCGACGTTCGAGAAGGCGTCGCAGGCGGACCTCTCCAAGCCGGACGTCATCGCCGGCACGATGGCCTTCATGTTCGAGACGCGGGCGGTGATCCGTCCCACCCGCCAGGCGGTCGAAGCCCTGCACCGGCAGCGCGATTACCAGGCCTGTTGGGCCGGTCTGCGCAAGCACTTCGCGCCGCCGCAGGGCTGA
- a CDS encoding MarR family transcriptional regulator, translating into MSQPASPAIHADFDLDRLFSYRLSVLSNRISGAISREYHRRFGLAITEWRVMAVLGRFPGLSAGEVANRTAMDKVAVSRAVARLLERALIQREIHGDDRRRSVLALTDEGFRVYDEVAPMVIEYHQRMLEPLTAEERAMLDQLIDKLAGEGVRRIEG; encoded by the coding sequence ATGAGCCAGCCAGCCAGCCCCGCCATCCACGCCGATTTCGACCTCGACCGCCTGTTTTCCTACCGGTTGAGTGTGCTCTCCAACCGCATCAGCGGGGCGATTTCCCGCGAATACCACCGCCGTTTCGGCCTGGCCATCACCGAATGGCGGGTCATGGCCGTGCTCGGACGCTTCCCGGGCCTGTCGGCCGGCGAGGTCGCCAACCGGACCGCGATGGACAAGGTCGCGGTCAGCCGGGCGGTGGCCCGCCTGCTGGAGCGGGCCCTGATCCAGCGCGAGATCCACGGCGACGACCGCCGCCGCTCGGTGCTGGCACTGACCGACGAGGGGTTCCGGGTCTACGACGAGGTCGCGCCGATGGTCATCGAATACCACCAGCGCATGCTGGAGCCGCTGACCGCCGAGGAACGCGCAATGCTGGATCAGCTGATCGACAAGCTGGCCGGCGAAGGCGTCAGGCGCATCGAGGGCTGA
- a CDS encoding tryptophan 2,3-dioxygenase family protein, which translates to MAVEKNERPLEAGIHTDLSGRMSYGGYLQLDRLLSAQHPVSDPPHHDEMLFIVQHQVSELWMKLMIHELRAAIGFLQRDQVWQARKVMARAKQVLRQLTEQWSVLETLTPSEYMGFRDLLGPSSGFQSLQYRTIEFLLGNKNAAMLKVFAHDPEGHAGLEAVLDAPSLYDEFLMYLARWHHAIPAQHLQRDWRQSHSADAALLPVFEAIYEDTDRYWREYSLCEDLVDLESQFQLWRFRHMRTVMRIIGFKRGTGGSSGVGFLRQALELTFFPELFDVRTSIGPGR; encoded by the coding sequence ATGGCCGTAGAAAAGAACGAGCGCCCGCTGGAAGCGGGCATCCACACCGACCTCTCCGGGCGGATGAGCTACGGCGGCTACCTGCAGCTGGACCGCCTGCTGTCCGCGCAGCATCCGGTATCGGATCCGCCGCACCACGACGAGATGCTCTTCATCGTCCAGCACCAAGTCTCGGAGCTGTGGATGAAGCTGATGATCCACGAGCTGCGCGCCGCGATCGGCTTCCTCCAGCGCGACCAGGTCTGGCAGGCCCGCAAGGTGATGGCGCGTGCCAAGCAGGTGCTGCGCCAGCTGACCGAGCAGTGGTCGGTGCTGGAGACGCTGACGCCGTCCGAGTACATGGGCTTCCGCGACCTGCTGGGCCCGTCGTCGGGCTTCCAGTCGCTGCAGTACCGCACCATCGAATTCCTGCTGGGCAACAAGAACGCGGCGATGCTGAAGGTGTTCGCCCACGACCCCGAGGGCCATGCCGGGCTGGAAGCGGTGCTCGACGCGCCCAGCCTGTACGACGAGTTCCTGATGTACCTCGCGCGCTGGCACCATGCGATCCCCGCGCAGCACCTGCAACGGGACTGGCGCCAGTCGCATTCCGCCGATGCCGCGTTGCTGCCGGTGTTCGAGGCCATCTACGAGGACACCGACCGCTACTGGCGCGAGTACTCGCTGTGCGAGGACCTGGTGGACCTGGAGAGCCAGTTCCAGCTGTGGCGCTTCCGCCACATGCGCACGGTGATGCGCATCATCGGCTTCAAGCGCGGTACCGGCGGCTCGAGCGGCGTGGGCTTCCTGCGCCAGGCCCTGGAGCTGACGTTCTTCCCGGAGCTGTTCGACGTACGCACCTCGATCGGGCCCGGTCGCTGA
- a CDS encoding monovalent cation/H+ antiporter subunit A → MIPFLEILLALPFVLALVVALARGLPRGATAWLAGLAPLLGLVLLAWMTPSVLQGWNLRAEHAWLPQIGLDFTLRLDGLAWMFAGLVLAIGALVVIYARYYLSEKDSAPRFFASLLLFMGSMLGVVLAGNLLLLVVFWELTSISSFLLIGFWSHRQDAREGARMALAITGAGGLALLGGVLLIGRIVGSYDLDVVLASGDLIRGSALYPWALALVLAGVFTKSAQFPLHFWLPHAMAAPTPVSAYLHSATMVKAGVFLLARLHPALAGTDLFFYVVTTVGALTLLVGAWLAIFQHDLKGLLAYSTISHLGLITLLFGISTPMAVVAGVFHILNHATFKASLFMAAGIIDHETGTRDMRRLGNLRRSMPWTSALAIVASLAMAGIPLLNGFLSKEMFFAEAIDIGGHREMRDAIAVAALLYGVFGVAYSLRFVYETFFGHGPRALDTTPHEPPRWMKIPVEVLVVLCVAVGMFPAFTVAPVLKAGAGAILGPSLPEYSLSVWHGVNTPLLMSLAGIAGGVLLYFGLRRLFDLHAIVRRSLGRNVFRWNMEALYALAGRFTSRLANGSLQRSLLFLVLAALAAGVAPFITGVSPPLAWRAPQPMPLLGWLLWLVLVVCAVYTIRLYRQRLLAVIVLGGAGLVVSLTFVFLSAPDLALTQLMVEMVSLALLLLGMHYLPPRSPPERTPRRRLRDIVVSLAAGLGVGLLAYAVMTRPVDTISGEMLARSLPEAYGSNVVNVILVDFRGFDTFGEITVFGIAALIVHALLRRARMAPEKVMSGPPIQLPVPADLAQIMFPLTLTVSVFLFLRGHNAPGGGFIAGLVLAVPLLVQYVIQGAASVESRFGFDYVKCIGVGLIVAGISGVASMGFGVPFLTSGHLDLDLPLIGTVPLASAIGFDTGVYLVVFGGAMLILSMLGTIKPSRTRISHLGVMEPGDRSTRTGDMR, encoded by the coding sequence ATGATCCCTTTTCTTGAAATCCTGCTGGCGCTGCCGTTCGTGCTCGCGCTGGTGGTGGCGCTGGCGCGCGGCCTTCCGCGCGGCGCGACCGCATGGCTGGCGGGGCTCGCACCGCTGCTGGGCCTTGTGCTGCTGGCGTGGATGACACCCAGCGTGCTGCAGGGTTGGAACCTGCGCGCAGAACACGCCTGGCTGCCGCAGATCGGGTTGGATTTCACCCTGCGCCTGGATGGCCTGGCCTGGATGTTCGCCGGCCTGGTGCTGGCGATCGGCGCGCTGGTGGTGATCTACGCGCGCTACTACCTCAGCGAGAAGGACAGCGCGCCGCGCTTCTTCGCCAGCCTGCTGCTCTTCATGGGCTCGATGCTGGGCGTGGTATTGGCCGGCAATCTGCTGTTGCTGGTGGTGTTCTGGGAACTGACCAGCATCAGTTCGTTCCTGCTGATCGGTTTCTGGTCGCATCGCCAGGATGCGCGCGAAGGCGCGCGCATGGCGCTGGCGATCACCGGCGCGGGTGGACTGGCCTTGCTCGGCGGCGTGCTGCTGATCGGGCGCATCGTCGGCAGCTACGATCTGGACGTGGTGCTCGCCTCGGGCGACCTGATCCGCGGCAGCGCGCTTTACCCGTGGGCGCTCGCGCTGGTGCTGGCCGGCGTGTTCACCAAGAGCGCGCAGTTCCCGCTGCATTTCTGGCTGCCGCATGCGATGGCCGCGCCCACGCCGGTGTCGGCGTATCTGCATTCGGCCACGATGGTGAAGGCGGGCGTGTTCCTGCTGGCGCGGTTGCATCCGGCGCTCGCGGGCACCGACCTGTTCTTCTACGTGGTCACCACGGTCGGCGCGCTGACGCTGCTCGTCGGTGCCTGGCTCGCGATCTTCCAGCATGACCTCAAGGGCCTGCTGGCGTACTCCACCATCTCGCACCTGGGCCTGATCACGCTGCTGTTCGGCATCTCCACCCCCATGGCGGTGGTGGCCGGCGTGTTCCATATCCTCAACCACGCCACGTTCAAGGCGTCGCTGTTCATGGCGGCCGGCATCATCGACCACGAGACCGGCACGCGCGACATGCGCAGGCTGGGCAACCTGCGGCGTTCCATGCCCTGGACCAGCGCCCTGGCGATCGTCGCCTCGCTGGCCATGGCGGGCATCCCGCTGCTCAACGGTTTCCTGTCCAAGGAAATGTTCTTCGCCGAAGCGATCGACATCGGCGGGCACCGCGAGATGCGCGATGCGATCGCGGTGGCCGCGCTGCTGTACGGCGTCTTCGGCGTGGCCTACAGCCTGCGCTTCGTCTACGAGACCTTCTTCGGCCACGGACCGCGCGCGCTGGACACCACCCCGCACGAGCCGCCGCGCTGGATGAAGATTCCGGTGGAAGTGCTGGTGGTGCTGTGCGTGGCGGTCGGCATGTTCCCGGCCTTCACCGTGGCGCCGGTGTTGAAGGCGGGCGCGGGTGCGATCCTCGGCCCGTCGCTGCCGGAGTACAGCCTGTCGGTCTGGCACGGCGTCAACACGCCGCTGCTGATGAGCCTGGCCGGCATCGCCGGTGGCGTCCTGCTGTACTTCGGCCTGCGACGCCTGTTCGACCTGCACGCGATCGTGCGGCGCTCGCTGGGGCGCAACGTGTTCCGCTGGAACATGGAAGCCCTGTACGCGCTGGCGGGACGCTTCACCTCGCGCCTCGCCAACGGAAGCCTGCAGCGCAGCCTGCTGTTCCTGGTACTGGCCGCGCTGGCGGCGGGCGTAGCGCCCTTCATCACCGGCGTGTCGCCGCCGTTGGCCTGGCGCGCGCCGCAACCGATGCCGCTGCTGGGTTGGCTGCTATGGCTGGTGCTGGTCGTATGTGCGGTCTACACGATCCGCCTGTACCGGCAGCGCCTGCTTGCCGTCATCGTGCTGGGCGGCGCCGGCCTGGTGGTCAGCCTCACCTTCGTGTTCCTCTCCGCGCCGGACCTCGCGCTGACCCAGTTGATGGTCGAGATGGTCAGCCTGGCGCTGCTGTTGCTGGGCATGCACTACCTGCCGCCGCGTTCGCCGCCCGAGCGTACGCCGCGGCGTCGCCTGCGTGACATCGTCGTATCACTCGCGGCGGGCCTGGGCGTGGGCCTGCTGGCCTACGCCGTGATGACGCGCCCTGTGGACACGATCAGCGGCGAGATGCTGGCGCGCTCGTTGCCGGAAGCCTACGGCAGTAACGTGGTGAACGTGATCCTGGTGGACTTCCGAGGCTTCGATACCTTCGGCGAGATCACCGTGTTCGGCATCGCCGCGCTGATCGTGCACGCGCTGCTGCGTCGCGCGCGGATGGCGCCGGAGAAGGTGATGTCCGGTCCGCCGATCCAGCTGCCGGTGCCCGCCGACCTTGCACAGATCATGTTCCCGCTGACGCTGACGGTCTCGGTGTTCCTGTTCCTGCGCGGACACAACGCACCGGGCGGCGGCTTCATCGCCGGCCTGGTGCTGGCCGTGCCGCTGCTGGTGCAGTACGTCATCCAGGGCGCGGCATCGGTCGAATCGCGCTTCGGCTTCGACTACGTGAAGTGCATCGGCGTCGGCCTGATCGTGGCGGGCATCAGCGGCGTGGCCTCGATGGGTTTCGGCGTGCCGTTCCTGACCAGCGGGCACCTCGATCTCGACCTGCCGCTGATCGGCACGGTGCCGCTGGCCAGTGCGATCGGTTTCGACACCGGCGTGTACCTGGTGGTGTTCGGCGGCGCCATGCTGATCCTGTCGATGCTCGGCACGATCAAGCCCTCCCGCACGCGCATCTCGCACCTGGGCGTGATGGAGCCCGGCGACCGATCCACCCGCACCGGAGACATGCGCTGA
- a CDS encoding Na+/H+ antiporter subunit C, with protein sequence MELAMASAIGILTAAGVYLLLRARSFDVILGLTLLSYATNLLIFSGGRLVPGKPPVLRDGVPTDLVHYTDPLPQALVLTAIVIAFAMTAVTVVLAIRSRGDNDSDHVDGRRAEREFLAAEQRRHEEARELAKAEDPEGGA encoded by the coding sequence ATGGAGCTGGCGATGGCGAGCGCGATCGGCATCCTGACCGCGGCGGGCGTGTACCTGCTGCTGCGCGCGCGCAGCTTCGACGTCATCCTCGGGCTGACACTGCTGTCGTACGCGACCAACCTGCTGATCTTTTCCGGCGGCCGCCTCGTGCCCGGCAAGCCGCCCGTGCTGCGCGACGGCGTGCCGACCGACCTGGTGCATTACACCGATCCGCTGCCGCAGGCGCTGGTGCTGACCGCCATCGTGATCGCCTTCGCGATGACGGCGGTGACCGTGGTGCTGGCGATCCGCAGCCGCGGCGACAACGACAGCGACCACGTCGACGGCCGCAGGGCGGAGCGCGAGTTCCTGGCGGCCGAACAGCGTCGCCACGAGGAAGCACGCGAACTGGCGAAGGCCGAGGACCCGGAGGGCGGCGCATGA
- a CDS encoding calcium/sodium antiporter — translation MMEAWGYFALGLVLLALGGDSIVKGASGLAQRFGASPFVAGLVLIAFGTSLPELAVNARAMWVGSQELALGNAVGSNIVNLGLTLGLAAVVAPVVIRMRLLSPLLVLLAVATLALIVFGLDGVVSRVEGMALLLGFVAMLAFLLARAPREDAAVRAEIEAFASTRTDLWMNLLRFVVAVALLYYGARYMVQGAPVIGAHWGLSPLLTGLLPVAIGTALPEIAAAAMAARRGQGDMVAGHVIGSSLFNLLVVVGGMAAFRPLPLPESFVRFELPAAIAFVIVLYPMLRGDLRVSRVEGGLLLAAFIGWLVLEIALLA, via the coding sequence ATGATGGAAGCCTGGGGATACTTCGCGCTGGGCCTGGTGCTGCTGGCGCTGGGCGGTGATTCCATCGTCAAGGGCGCCTCGGGACTGGCGCAGCGCTTCGGCGCCTCGCCCTTCGTCGCCGGCCTGGTGCTGATCGCCTTCGGCACCTCGCTGCCGGAACTCGCGGTCAACGCGCGTGCGATGTGGGTGGGTTCGCAGGAGCTCGCCCTCGGCAATGCCGTGGGCAGCAACATCGTCAATCTCGGCCTGACCCTGGGCCTGGCCGCGGTGGTCGCGCCCGTGGTGATCCGCATGCGCCTGCTGTCGCCGCTGCTGGTGTTGCTCGCGGTCGCCACGCTGGCGCTGATCGTGTTCGGGCTCGATGGCGTGGTCAGTCGCGTCGAAGGCATGGCGCTGTTGCTGGGCTTCGTCGCGATGCTGGCGTTCCTGTTGGCCCGCGCACCGCGCGAGGACGCCGCGGTGCGCGCCGAGATCGAAGCCTTCGCGAGCACGCGCACCGATCTGTGGATGAACCTGCTGCGTTTCGTTGTGGCGGTGGCGCTGCTGTACTACGGCGCCCGCTACATGGTGCAGGGCGCGCCCGTGATCGGTGCGCACTGGGGCCTGTCGCCGCTGCTGACCGGCCTGCTGCCGGTGGCCATCGGCACGGCGCTGCCCGAGATCGCTGCCGCGGCGATGGCCGCGCGCCGCGGGCAGGGCGACATGGTGGCGGGACACGTGATCGGCTCCAGCCTGTTCAACCTGCTGGTGGTGGTCGGCGGCATGGCGGCGTTCCGCCCGCTGCCGCTGCCGGAATCCTTCGTCCGCTTCGAACTGCCCGCGGCCATCGCGTTCGTCATCGTGCTGTACCCGATGCTGCGCGGCGACCTGCGGGTGAGTCGCGTGGAAGGCGGATTGCTGCTGGCGGCCTTCATCGGCTGGCTGGTGCTGGAGATCGCACTGCTCGCCTGA
- the hppD gene encoding 4-hydroxyphenylpyruvate dioxygenase yields MHAQPNTGMKPTTFDNPMGIDGFEFVEFAAPAGQAHHLHDYFRKLGFVQVARHKTRPISTYRQGDCTFLINEDPDSFAARFAAQHGPSACGFAIRVNKLAEWARMQALKNGAKSFDAADELTKAVAAPVIKGIGDCMLYIVDRYDTEGTIHDPDYEYLPGVELMPKGFGLTFIDHLTHNLYHGNMAKWADYYERLFNFREIRYFDIKGAKTGLLSKAMTAPDGMVRIPLNESSDPKSQINEYLDAYKGEGIQHIACFTDDIYTTVEQMRAAGVEFLDTPDTYFDVIDQRIPDHGEDVARLTRNKILIDADPETKQRKLLQIFTQNALGPIFFEIIQRKGNEGFGEGNFQALFESIERDQMRRGVL; encoded by the coding sequence ATGCACGCACAACCCAATACCGGCATGAAGCCGACCACGTTCGACAACCCGATGGGCATCGACGGGTTCGAGTTCGTGGAGTTCGCCGCGCCCGCCGGACAGGCCCACCATCTGCACGACTACTTCCGCAAGCTGGGCTTCGTCCAGGTCGCGCGCCACAAGACGCGCCCGATCAGCACCTACCGCCAGGGCGACTGCACCTTCCTGATCAACGAAGATCCGGACTCCTTCGCCGCGCGCTTCGCCGCCCAGCACGGCCCCAGCGCGTGCGGCTTCGCGATCCGCGTCAACAAGCTGGCCGAATGGGCGCGCATGCAGGCGCTGAAGAACGGCGCCAAATCGTTCGATGCCGCGGACGAGCTGACCAAGGCCGTCGCCGCGCCGGTGATCAAGGGCATCGGCGACTGCATGCTCTACATCGTCGATCGCTACGACACCGAAGGCACCATCCACGACCCGGACTACGAGTACCTGCCGGGCGTGGAGCTGATGCCGAAGGGCTTCGGACTGACCTTCATCGATCACCTGACCCACAACCTCTACCACGGCAACATGGCCAAGTGGGCGGACTACTACGAGCGGCTGTTCAACTTCCGCGAGATCCGCTACTTCGACATCAAGGGCGCCAAGACCGGCCTGCTGTCCAAGGCGATGACCGCGCCGGACGGCATGGTGCGCATCCCGCTCAACGAGTCCAGCGACCCGAAGAGCCAGATCAACGAATACCTCGATGCCTACAAGGGCGAGGGCATCCAGCACATCGCCTGCTTCACCGACGACATCTACACCACGGTGGAGCAGATGCGTGCGGCCGGCGTGGAGTTCCTCGACACGCCTGACACCTACTTCGACGTGATCGACCAGCGCATCCCGGACCATGGCGAGGACGTCGCGCGCCTGACGCGCAACAAGATCCTGATCGACGCCGATCCGGAAACCAAGCAGCGCAAGCTGCTGCAGATCTTCACCCAGAACGCACTGGGCCCGATCTTCTTCGAGATCATCCAGCGCAAGGGCAACGAAGGCTTCGGCGAAGGCAACTTCCAGGCGCTGTTCGAAAGCATCGAACGCGACCAGATGCGCCGCGGCGTGCTGTAA
- a CDS encoding oligopeptide:H+ symporter produces the protein MSGAVNTQPGHVPDYAQVMGHPRPLWMLFMTEFWERFAFYGIRWALVLYIVAQFYQGSGTGEAPANQVYGAYLALVYAAAIFGGYVADRVIGYQRSILLGAIIMAAGLFMIAVPSENIFKLGLATIIVGNGLFKPNISTMVGKLYTTGDERRDSGFTLFYMGINLGAMISPILTGWLADKVFGSEVMPAYKVVFITSGIGMLISLVWFWFGRAQLKGVGTPPEGSGGGRVIATAIGALAAIPAFYFLLALDSKVLQVPLTLLFIALGVLLLVEGIRNGPKQRDMVIAMLIIFTFNIIFWCFFEQAGSSFNFLAQNIVNRTFGDWTFPVGWFQSVNSVAIITLAPVLAWLWVKMGKANPSIPRKFGLGLIFNGLAFLLLMFALSSLVDPQTLKIPFWTLFMVYVIQSVGELCLSPIGLSMVTKLAPLRLVGFGMGGWFLSTGIGNNLSGIFAAHVSGERGMNVASALDGYTFGFWALVIPGVLLFVIAPLIQKLMHGVK, from the coding sequence ATGAGCGGAGCCGTCAATACGCAACCGGGGCACGTTCCCGACTACGCCCAGGTCATGGGCCATCCGCGTCCGTTGTGGATGCTCTTCATGACCGAGTTCTGGGAACGCTTCGCGTTCTACGGCATCCGCTGGGCGCTGGTGCTCTACATCGTGGCCCAGTTCTACCAGGGCAGCGGCACCGGCGAAGCGCCCGCCAACCAGGTCTACGGCGCCTACCTGGCGCTGGTCTACGCCGCGGCCATCTTCGGTGGCTACGTGGCCGACCGGGTGATCGGTTACCAGCGCTCGATCCTGCTCGGCGCCATCATCATGGCGGCAGGCCTCTTCATGATCGCGGTGCCGAGCGAGAACATCTTCAAGCTCGGCCTCGCCACGATCATCGTGGGCAACGGCCTGTTCAAGCCGAACATCTCCACGATGGTGGGCAAGCTGTACACCACCGGCGACGAGCGCCGTGACTCCGGTTTCACCCTGTTCTACATGGGCATCAACCTGGGCGCGATGATCTCGCCGATCCTGACCGGCTGGCTGGCCGACAAGGTGTTCGGCAGCGAAGTGATGCCGGCCTACAAGGTGGTCTTCATCACCTCCGGCATCGGCATGCTGATCAGCCTGGTGTGGTTCTGGTTCGGCCGCGCGCAGCTGAAGGGCGTGGGCACGCCGCCGGAAGGTTCGGGTGGCGGTCGCGTGATCGCCACCGCCATCGGCGCACTGGCCGCCATCCCGGCCTTCTATTTCCTGCTGGCGCTGGACAGCAAGGTCCTGCAGGTGCCGCTGACCCTCCTGTTCATCGCCCTGGGCGTGCTGCTGCTGGTGGAGGGCATCCGCAACGGGCCCAAGCAGCGCGACATGGTCATCGCGATGCTGATCATCTTCACGTTCAACATCATCTTCTGGTGCTTCTTCGAGCAGGCCGGCAGTTCGTTCAACTTCCTGGCCCAGAACATCGTCAACCGCACCTTCGGCGACTGGACGTTCCCCGTCGGCTGGTTCCAGTCGGTCAACTCGGTGGCCATCATCACGCTGGCGCCGGTGCTGGCGTGGCTGTGGGTGAAGATGGGCAAGGCCAATCCGTCGATCCCGCGCAAGTTCGGCCTGGGCCTGATCTTCAACGGCCTGGCCTTCCTGCTGCTGATGTTCGCCCTGTCCAGTCTGGTGGACCCGCAGACGCTGAAGATCCCGTTCTGGACGCTGTTCATGGTGTACGTCATCCAGTCCGTCGGTGAGCTGTGCCTGTCGCCGATCGGCCTGTCGATGGTGACCAAGCTGGCCCCGCTTCGCCTGGTCGGCTTCGGCATGGGCGGCTGGTTCCTGTCCACCGGCATCGGCAACAACCTGTCGGGCATCTTTGCGGCGCACGTCAGCGGCGAGCGCGGCATGAACGTGGCGTCGGCGTTGGACGGCTACACCTTCGGGTTCTGGGCGCTGGTGATCCCGGGCGTGCTGCTGTTCGTCATCGCGCCGCTGATCCAGAAACTGATGCACGGCGTGAAGTGA